From Leptospira venezuelensis, a single genomic window includes:
- a CDS encoding ribonuclease HII, with product MPLANFEPEELKFFSEFLPCGIDEAGRGPYAGPLSVGMVSFTPEVLERIYSGKILRGLNDSKKLTESKRESLFQEIQETAHKIAHAFLSHIYIDRYGINRAILEGILKCYRKGSEAPIESTGRKLLLLIDGNYNFSKYKESEEVKRQSYYYTKGDSRIASIAAASIIAKVKRDRFMKAIASKFPGYGFEAHKGYGSAGHEEAIRNLGLARIHRRSFTKKFNVSDSSSQSD from the coding sequence ATGCCTCTCGCAAATTTCGAACCGGAAGAATTGAAATTCTTTTCCGAGTTCCTTCCTTGCGGGATAGACGAAGCAGGAAGAGGTCCTTATGCAGGTCCCTTATCCGTAGGAATGGTCTCTTTCACCCCGGAAGTCCTGGAAAGGATCTATTCCGGAAAGATCTTACGGGGGTTGAACGATTCTAAAAAATTGACCGAGTCCAAGCGTGAATCTTTGTTCCAAGAAATACAAGAAACTGCTCACAAAATCGCTCATGCATTCTTATCTCATATCTATATAGATCGTTATGGAATTAACAGAGCAATATTAGAAGGTATACTGAAATGTTATAGAAAGGGCTCCGAAGCACCGATAGAAAGTACAGGAAGAAAACTTCTGCTACTCATTGACGGAAATTATAATTTTTCCAAATACAAGGAATCGGAAGAGGTCAAACGCCAGTCTTACTATTATACAAAAGGGGATTCCAGGATCGCGAGTATCGCGGCAGCATCCATTATCGCAAAAGTAAAACGGGACCGTTTTATGAAAGCGATTGCTTCCAAGTTTCCAGGCTACGGATTCGAAGCGCATAAAGGATATGGCAGTGCGGGACATGAAGAAGCAATCCGGAATCTGGGACTAGCAAGAATCCACAGAAGGTCTTTCACTAAAAAATTTAATGTTTCCGATTCCTCCTCCCAATCCGATTGA
- the fmt gene encoding methionyl-tRNA formyltransferase, whose amino-acid sequence MKIAFFGTPEPSAKLLQALLKEPEIEVQFVVTNPDRPKGRSKTPVPSPVKEIALSANLPVFQYESIKKEKDSAIADLSKFDAELYVVFAYGSILPKEIFSYPRFGSINLHGSILPDLRGASPVQTSLWKGYTKSGISIQYLGEKMDEGDIIRIQEVDVDLEDDTGSLMEKITEAGIQSLIPLLKGPRTSPFEATPQDHSKATYCTKILAEDRVLDLKLSAMEIHNRIRALSPDLGGYCHFREKRMVLWKTRPADFSETSIQPGKLKRMDKKALLLQCGDGRFLEILSVQPENKNRMTVADFMNGFRISDEDRFE is encoded by the coding sequence ATGAAAATCGCATTTTTTGGAACCCCAGAACCTTCTGCCAAACTTTTGCAGGCTTTACTAAAAGAGCCTGAGATCGAAGTACAATTCGTAGTCACAAATCCAGATCGTCCTAAAGGAAGAAGTAAAACCCCAGTTCCGAGTCCGGTGAAAGAAATTGCACTTTCTGCTAATCTTCCAGTCTTTCAATATGAATCTATAAAGAAGGAGAAGGATTCGGCTATCGCAGATCTTTCTAAGTTCGATGCGGAACTTTATGTTGTATTTGCTTATGGGTCTATTCTACCTAAGGAAATTTTTTCTTATCCAAGATTCGGTTCTATCAATTTACATGGTTCTATTCTTCCTGACTTAAGAGGAGCTTCTCCAGTCCAAACTTCTCTTTGGAAAGGTTATACTAAATCAGGGATTAGTATCCAGTATCTAGGTGAAAAAATGGACGAGGGTGATATTATCCGGATCCAAGAAGTAGATGTGGACTTAGAAGATGATACCGGATCCCTTATGGAAAAGATCACCGAGGCAGGGATCCAAAGTCTGATCCCACTTTTGAAGGGCCCGAGAACTTCTCCTTTCGAGGCAACTCCTCAAGACCATTCCAAGGCAACTTATTGTACTAAAATCCTGGCAGAAGATAGAGTTTTGGATCTAAAACTTTCTGCCATGGAAATACATAATCGAATTCGTGCTTTAAGTCCAGATCTAGGCGGGTATTGCCATTTTAGAGAAAAACGAATGGTTCTATGGAAAACAAGACCAGCAGATTTTTCTGAAACGTCAATCCAACCGGGCAAATTGAAACGAATGGACAAAAAGGCCCTTCTTTTACAGTGTGGAGATGGCCGTTTTTTAGAAATCCTTTCCGTTCAACCGGAAAATAAAAACAGAATGACTGTGGCAGATTTCATGAACGGTTTCCGTATTTCGGACGAGGATCGTTTCGAGTGA
- the rpsP gene encoding 30S ribosomal protein S16: MVKIRLQRTGAKNNPHYRVVAADSRSPRDGKFIDILGHYHPAEVKSGTVLDKDKILGWLSKGAQPTGTVLNLIKHEGIWAEYKQSLKK; the protein is encoded by the coding sequence TTGGTTAAGATCAGACTACAAAGAACCGGAGCCAAAAACAACCCTCACTATCGGGTAGTGGCTGCTGACAGCCGTTCCCCTAGAGACGGTAAATTTATTGATATCCTCGGACACTATCACCCAGCAGAGGTGAAAAGTGGAACCGTCCTGGATAAAGACAAAATTTTAGGCTGGCTCAGCAAAGGTGCTCAACCTACCGGAACCGTTCTGAACCTCATTAAACACGAGGGAATCTGGGCGGAATATAAACAATCTCTGAAGAAGTAA
- the rimM gene encoding ribosome maturation factor RimM (Essential for efficient processing of 16S rRNA) gives MTETRILTGHLGKPFGLKGFVRLVAEDSSVPELKFPIQASLEFPSREPVLIKILKSTIQSGKILLQLEGINSPEEASSLTGGKLYIDRSHFPKSKNEEYYLFELKGLKAISDDGKELGWELVDILENPAHSILVFQTEDSEVLVPYVEKHVGKVSLEEGKIVLISPEDWNEI, from the coding sequence TTGACTGAGACTCGTATCCTAACCGGACATTTAGGAAAACCCTTCGGATTGAAGGGTTTTGTCCGATTGGTTGCAGAGGATAGTTCTGTTCCGGAACTCAAATTTCCCATCCAAGCTAGTTTAGAATTTCCTTCTAGAGAACCTGTCCTTATAAAGATCCTTAAATCGACCATACAATCAGGAAAGATACTTTTACAGTTGGAAGGTATCAATTCCCCGGAAGAAGCATCTTCCTTAACCGGGGGAAAGCTCTATATAGATCGTTCTCATTTTCCCAAATCTAAAAACGAAGAATATTATCTATTCGAATTAAAAGGTCTGAAAGCTATCTCAGACGATGGAAAAGAACTGGGATGGGAATTAGTAGATATTCTTGAAAATCCAGCACATTCTATCCTAGTCTTTCAAACAGAAGATTCTGAAGTCTTGGTTCCTTATGTTGAAAAACATGTGGGAAAAGTATCCTTAGAAGAAGGTAAGATCGTTTTAATAAGCCCTGAGGATTGGAATGAAATTTAA
- a CDS encoding EscU/YscU/HrcU family type III secretion system export apparatus switch protein, with the protein MDCVKFGIALKFTPNENKGPKILAKGEGLLGEKIKGVAKRHGVPIVEDAPLAEALSPIPVGQEIPENLYRAVAGVFAFVLSQKAEATREFEK; encoded by the coding sequence ATGGACTGCGTGAAATTCGGAATTGCCCTAAAGTTTACACCGAACGAAAATAAAGGCCCTAAAATCCTAGCCAAGGGAGAAGGTCTATTAGGTGAAAAGATCAAGGGTGTGGCTAAGAGACACGGCGTTCCAATAGTGGAGGATGCTCCTTTGGCCGAAGCACTCTCTCCGATACCGGTGGGGCAAGAAATTCCGGAAAATTTATACAGAGCGGTTGCGGGTGTTTTTGCTTTCGTACTCAGCCAAAAAGCGGAAGCAACAAGGGAATTTGAAAAATGA
- the priA gene encoding replication restart helicase PriA, producing MIQYAELAFDLPILEDTFTYEVPTGTQVGMRVEAKLRGRKEEGIVLSLHHNEPSYEVLQVDRVIDKTPVINEEQIQLAYWVKEQYLASLGECIHKMIPSGRRHSKVKLNENITASEPFKLNEEQERAYQNIKADFGKDSIHLLFGITGSGKTEVYLHLIRDILQNSNKGVLLLVPEIGLTYHIIRKLEAVFPGQIALLHSALKVSERFKAYTDLLQGKKRIAVGTRSAVFAPIANLGLVIIDEEHDGSFKEHSTPRYHARQVALQRCRQNKAVLVLGSATPSLEVYHLAKTGKIGLQVLTKRPGTAKPPTVRIEENKKDARLIGSELTFAIKQRLDKNEQVILLLNRRGYSPLIYSEKEKTYIPCPNCTSHLCYHKKGTVICHLCGFSDSLQRLENKLGEKLVMMGTGTQKLEEFLLETFPGAKVERLDQDSIQDKSVLTDVIGRLVDGEIDILTGTQMISKGLDAARVTLVGVLNAGIGLGLPDFRAGERVFSLLTQVAGRAGRSDLAGEVLIETNTVDHPIIRMALDQDYIRFYDSEIKTREELFYPPFSRLVRILSRSKDESLSLKTIEEVHQVLKKHLPEPNTVVLGPAPCPFYKIDANFRNHILIKTTVQNKWREILKKEIRPLKISKNVYLELDFDPLDLV from the coding sequence TTGATCCAATACGCAGAATTAGCCTTCGATCTTCCTATCTTAGAAGACACATTCACTTACGAGGTACCGACCGGCACACAAGTCGGAATGAGGGTAGAGGCAAAACTCAGGGGAAGAAAAGAAGAAGGGATCGTATTATCCTTACACCATAATGAACCGAGCTACGAGGTTTTACAAGTAGATCGGGTCATAGACAAAACTCCAGTCATCAACGAAGAACAGATCCAGCTCGCATATTGGGTAAAAGAACAATACCTTGCTTCTCTTGGGGAATGCATCCACAAGATGATCCCTTCCGGCAGAAGACATTCCAAAGTAAAACTGAACGAGAATATCACTGCTTCCGAACCTTTCAAATTGAACGAAGAGCAAGAAAGAGCTTACCAAAATATCAAGGCAGATTTTGGAAAAGATTCTATCCATCTTCTATTCGGAATTACTGGAAGTGGAAAAACAGAAGTATATCTTCACTTGATCCGGGATATTCTTCAAAACTCAAACAAAGGAGTTTTACTTTTAGTTCCGGAGATTGGTTTGACCTATCATATCATTCGAAAATTAGAAGCCGTCTTTCCAGGACAGATCGCTTTATTACATTCTGCTTTAAAAGTATCAGAAAGATTCAAAGCATATACGGACCTTCTCCAAGGCAAAAAAAGGATCGCTGTAGGAACAAGATCCGCAGTATTCGCGCCCATTGCAAATTTGGGATTAGTCATCATAGATGAAGAGCATGATGGGTCTTTTAAAGAACATTCTACTCCAAGATACCATGCAAGACAAGTGGCATTACAAAGATGTAGGCAGAATAAAGCAGTATTAGTTTTAGGATCAGCTACACCTTCTTTAGAAGTATATCATCTTGCAAAAACAGGGAAGATCGGACTACAAGTTCTGACCAAAAGACCTGGAACAGCAAAACCACCAACAGTAAGGATCGAAGAAAACAAAAAAGATGCAAGATTAATCGGTTCAGAACTTACATTTGCAATTAAACAAAGATTAGATAAAAATGAACAGGTCATCCTTCTTTTAAATAGAAGAGGGTACAGCCCTCTTATCTATTCAGAAAAAGAAAAAACCTATATCCCTTGTCCAAACTGTACATCTCACTTATGCTATCACAAAAAAGGTACCGTTATCTGTCACCTGTGTGGGTTTTCGGATTCTCTCCAAAGATTGGAAAACAAACTGGGAGAAAAACTGGTCATGATGGGAACAGGCACCCAAAAACTAGAAGAATTTCTTTTAGAAACTTTTCCAGGCGCAAAGGTAGAGCGTCTAGACCAAGATTCCATCCAAGATAAAAGTGTTTTGACAGATGTGATAGGAAGACTTGTCGACGGAGAGATAGATATTCTTACCGGGACCCAAATGATCTCTAAAGGTTTAGATGCCGCTCGAGTCACTCTTGTTGGAGTTTTAAATGCTGGGATCGGTTTAGGACTTCCTGATTTCAGAGCAGGGGAAAGAGTATTTTCTCTTTTGACACAAGTAGCGGGAAGAGCGGGTAGATCCGATCTTGCAGGAGAGGTTTTAATCGAAACAAATACTGTGGATCATCCCATCATTCGAATGGCACTAGACCAAGACTATATTCGATTTTATGATTCGGAGATCAAAACAAGAGAAGAACTTTTTTACCCACCATTTTCTCGACTTGTTCGTATCTTATCCAGATCCAAGGATGAAAGTCTTTCACTCAAAACTATTGAAGAGGTTCATCAGGTTTTGAAAAAACATCTTCCCGAACCAAACACGGTAGTTTTAGGTCCAGCTCCTTGTCCTTTTTATAAAATAGATGCAAACTTCAGAAATCATATACTGATTAAGACGACTGTACAGAACAAATGGAGAGAGATCCTAAAAAAAGAGATCAGACCTCTTAAAATTTCTAAAAACGTTTACCTGGAATTGGATTTTGATCCATTGGATCTTGTCTGA
- a CDS encoding sigma-54-dependent transcriptional regulator — MRIFIVDDEPEIRKSLQDILGDENYEAEQFSSGKNFLKHLKIERPSLVLLDVWLGKEDGLSILDEIKKIYPTVPVVMISGHGTIELAVQATKKGALNFLEKPLSIAKVLEAVEEALVYSEKWESPEIKLESDEILGNSPAIQKVKFSIAQAAATNARVFIYGENGTGKELVARTIFKNSKRKDQPFVEVNCAALPEELIESELFGYVKGAFTGATDTRIGKFEAANGGTLFLDEICDMSLSTQAKVLRILQEQRFEKLGSTEQVSVDVRIIAATNIPVEEAIKEGKFREDLYYRLNVIPIVIPPLRDRKSDIPLLVDHYVRQTIAENNLTPKIIEKEAVSILENHFWPGNIRELKNVIERLCIMTVSDIIRAQDVKDSMTGFVKANDLVEKGDFKKAKEEFEKQYILKTLQTNEGNVSKTSKALGIERSHLYRKMKSLGIQAEDIHD, encoded by the coding sequence ATGAGAATATTCATAGTAGACGATGAACCGGAAATCCGCAAATCTCTCCAAGATATTTTGGGAGATGAAAATTATGAAGCGGAACAATTCTCATCCGGCAAAAACTTCCTAAAACATCTTAAAATTGAAAGGCCAAGTTTGGTCTTGCTGGATGTCTGGCTTGGAAAAGAAGACGGTCTTAGTATCCTAGACGAGATTAAAAAAATTTATCCTACCGTTCCAGTAGTCATGATCTCCGGACATGGAACAATTGAACTCGCTGTTCAAGCAACCAAGAAAGGCGCTCTTAACTTTTTAGAAAAACCATTATCTATCGCTAAAGTTTTAGAAGCGGTAGAAGAAGCGTTAGTATACTCAGAAAAATGGGAATCACCTGAAATTAAATTGGAATCAGATGAGATTTTGGGAAATTCTCCTGCCATCCAAAAAGTGAAATTTTCTATCGCACAGGCGGCTGCTACAAACGCAAGGGTCTTTATCTACGGAGAAAATGGAACTGGAAAAGAATTAGTAGCTAGAACTATATTCAAAAACTCTAAAAGAAAAGACCAACCATTCGTAGAAGTCAACTGTGCTGCACTTCCAGAAGAATTAATAGAATCAGAGTTATTTGGTTATGTAAAAGGTGCATTCACAGGTGCCACAGATACCAGGATCGGAAAATTCGAGGCTGCTAATGGAGGTACCCTGTTTTTAGATGAGATTTGTGATATGTCCTTATCTACCCAGGCAAAAGTACTTAGGATCTTACAAGAACAAAGGTTCGAAAAATTGGGAAGCACAGAACAAGTTTCTGTAGATGTCAGGATTATTGCTGCGACAAATATCCCTGTGGAAGAAGCAATCAAAGAGGGAAAGTTCAGAGAAGATCTATATTACAGATTAAATGTAATCCCGATCGTAATCCCTCCATTAAGAGATCGTAAGTCGGATATCCCATTACTTGTAGATCATTATGTAAGACAAACGATTGCAGAAAATAACCTTACTCCTAAGATCATTGAAAAAGAAGCCGTTTCTATCTTGGAAAATCATTTCTGGCCAGGGAATATCAGAGAACTAAAGAACGTTATTGAAAGACTTTGTATCATGACTGTAAGCGATATTATCCGTGCTCAAGATGTGAAAGACTCTATGACCGGTTTTGTAAAAGCAAACGATTTGGTCGAAAAAGGGGATTTCAAAAAAGCAAAAGAAGAATTCGAGAAACAATATATTTTGAAAACGCTGCAGACAAACGAAGGAAATGTCTCCAAAACTTCCAAGGCACTTGGAATAGAGAGATCTCATTTATACAGAAAAATGAAATCTCTAGGAATACAGGCGGAGGATATCCATGACTAA
- the trmD gene encoding tRNA (guanosine(37)-N1)-methyltransferase TrmD has product MKFNFITLFPTKIQAYFSEGLQEKAIQKGVFSVNIVHLRDFSNNKHLKVDDTPYGGGPGMLLKVEPIDLALKSLGDDRGLVILTTPSGIPFDQNVAEKLSKLEKPITLISGYYEGVDHRVTEHLVDIELSLGNYVISAGDLASLCITDAVSRLLPGFLGDRESLEEESHNERDVLEYPQYTKPSEYNGWKVPEILLGGNHAAIESWRNANRKKVDPDITRNL; this is encoded by the coding sequence ATGAAATTTAATTTTATTACCTTATTCCCCACTAAAATCCAGGCTTACTTTTCAGAAGGGCTACAGGAGAAGGCGATCCAAAAAGGAGTATTCTCTGTTAATATTGTACATCTCAGGGACTTCTCCAATAATAAACATCTAAAGGTAGACGACACTCCATACGGCGGTGGTCCAGGAATGCTCTTAAAAGTAGAGCCTATAGATCTCGCCTTAAAGTCATTGGGAGATGATAGAGGACTTGTAATTCTTACAACTCCATCCGGAATTCCATTTGATCAGAACGTTGCAGAGAAACTTTCTAAGCTCGAAAAACCAATCACTCTTATATCAGGATATTATGAAGGAGTGGATCACAGGGTAACAGAGCATCTTGTTGACATAGAACTGTCCCTTGGAAATTATGTAATTTCAGCCGGAGATTTGGCTAGCCTCTGTATAACAGATGCTGTGTCCAGGCTTTTGCCCGGCTTTTTAGGCGACCGAGAGAGCCTGGAAGAAGAATCTCATAACGAAAGGGATGTTTTAGAATATCCACAATATACGAAACCTTCCGAGTACAATGGCTGGAAGGTTCCTGAAATTCTCTTGGGCGGAAACCACGCGGCGATCGAATCTTGGCGCAATGCCAATCGAAAGAAAGTCGACCCTGATATTACGAGGAATTTATGA
- the rpe gene encoding ribulose-phosphate 3-epimerase — protein sequence MKISASILATQLTALANTVPNFKKEGIDLVHMDVMDGNFVPQISFGEAVNKEIKAMTQIPLDVHLMVEKPENHVPKYYELNPYCITFHAETTRFPIRLAQEIKKNGPKVGVSLNPGTPVSALETLLPYIDLVLIMTVEPGFYGQKFVDGGMDKIKKVKSLISNYPIELEVDGGVNDTNIKELSQAGVDICVVGAGLFKSGDPSENGIRLKGLAK from the coding sequence TTGAAAATCTCCGCTTCTATTTTAGCCACCCAACTCACAGCACTTGCAAATACAGTTCCTAATTTTAAAAAAGAAGGAATAGACCTAGTCCATATGGATGTGATGGACGGTAATTTTGTGCCTCAGATCAGCTTCGGAGAAGCGGTCAATAAAGAGATCAAAGCAATGACCCAGATCCCTCTGGATGTTCATCTAATGGTGGAGAAGCCTGAGAATCACGTTCCGAAATATTATGAATTGAATCCTTACTGCATTACTTTCCATGCAGAAACTACACGTTTCCCAATTCGTTTAGCTCAGGAAATAAAGAAGAATGGACCTAAAGTGGGAGTTTCTTTGAATCCTGGGACTCCAGTTTCTGCATTAGAAACTCTTCTACCTTATATTGATCTGGTACTCATAATGACTGTGGAGCCTGGATTCTACGGACAGAAGTTTGTAGATGGAGGAATGGACAAGATCAAAAAAGTCAAGTCACTCATCTCCAATTATCCGATCGAGCTGGAAGTAGATGGGGGAGTCAATGATACAAATATCAAAGAACTCTCTCAAGCTGGTGTGGATATCTGCGTTGTAGGTGCCGGTTTATTTAAATCCGGAGATCCAAGCGAGAACGGAATCCGCTTAAAAGGCCTAGCAAAGTAA
- the rplS gene encoding 50S ribosomal protein L19: MKELIKAGLPTEANRTLNFNVGDTVKVHYKIQESGKERVQVYEGVVISISNGGNGKSFTVRRISYDVGVERVFPLYSPRIAKIELVRKGKVRRSKLFFLRERSGKSARIRELKGGKILVAEDRKRQTAEEAKAAAPASSAE; encoded by the coding sequence ATGAAAGAACTTATAAAAGCCGGACTTCCTACAGAAGCAAATCGTACCTTAAACTTCAATGTTGGGGATACTGTAAAGGTCCATTATAAAATCCAAGAATCCGGTAAAGAAAGGGTCCAGGTTTACGAAGGAGTTGTGATCTCCATCTCTAATGGCGGAAACGGAAAATCTTTCACCGTTCGTAGGATCTCTTACGATGTAGGTGTTGAAAGAGTATTCCCACTTTATTCTCCTCGTATCGCTAAAATTGAACTAGTACGTAAAGGTAAGGTTCGTCGTTCTAAACTGTTCTTCTTAAGAGAACGTTCCGGAAAATCTGCTCGTATTCGCGAGTTGAAAGGCGGAAAAATCTTAGTAGCAGAAGACAGAAAACGCCAAACTGCAGAAGAAGCAAAAGCTGCTGCTCCTGCTTCCTCCGCGGAATAA
- a CDS encoding KH domain-containing protein, whose translation MEELIRYIVTSLVDHPEEISVREIEGDEQTVLELRVSPKDVGKVIGKNGRIAKSLRAILTAASIKAGRNFSLEIID comes from the coding sequence ATGGAAGAGCTGATTCGCTATATCGTTACTTCTCTAGTAGATCATCCGGAGGAGATTTCAGTACGTGAAATCGAGGGCGACGAACAAACCGTCCTAGAACTCCGGGTTTCCCCGAAGGATGTGGGGAAAGTGATCGGTAAGAATGGTAGGATCGCAAAGTCATTAAGAGCGATCTTAACCGCAGCATCCATCAAAGCCGGAAGAAATTTCTCCTTAGAAATTATTGACTGA
- a CDS encoding PASTA domain-containing protein — translation MTKEELRSKYLPIGGYFFFIAFGLVVFFIAAFLVVFVRTKSSTMVVMPDVVGKPYNEVHNELMRLQLKVRLESKRYPDKTDGIIIYQSIRPGREVEAGSKVSLTVNIGLDRIDMPNLKGQSLVSAKNSMEKVLSGETYVSLTLGGITYVEVKEGEQPDTVVDQIPEAGKNITAGEKVFLLVTKPSTKKKEGEPQAGLDFKPGDSFAFAQRALVRAKISSKAEVVVTKFRPDNGKIESVQKVGNEYKFKVFYFEPEDRVESGYESFVYEAPENGTYSLIVKDQNDETKQTEISAPTTYQEGEKIQTVFYRTGDVTLVLLDDKGSKVKSKDYENEF, via the coding sequence GTGACCAAGGAAGAACTCCGCTCTAAATATCTCCCTATCGGGGGTTACTTTTTTTTCATCGCATTCGGCTTAGTAGTTTTTTTCATAGCCGCCTTCTTAGTTGTATTCGTTCGGACTAAAAGCTCCACAATGGTAGTCATGCCTGATGTGGTAGGCAAACCGTACAACGAAGTCCATAACGAGCTAATGCGTCTCCAATTGAAAGTCAGATTGGAGTCCAAACGTTATCCGGACAAAACAGATGGAATTATTATCTACCAATCCATTCGCCCAGGAAGAGAAGTGGAAGCAGGTTCCAAAGTTTCTCTTACCGTCAATATTGGATTAGATCGAATCGACATGCCTAACTTAAAAGGGCAAAGTTTGGTCTCTGCTAAAAACTCCATGGAGAAGGTTCTATCAGGAGAGACTTACGTTTCTCTAACATTGGGTGGGATCACCTATGTGGAAGTGAAAGAAGGAGAACAACCTGACACTGTAGTGGATCAAATTCCAGAAGCCGGTAAAAATATCACTGCTGGTGAAAAAGTATTCTTGCTGGTCACTAAGCCTTCTACCAAGAAAAAAGAAGGAGAGCCCCAAGCTGGGTTAGATTTTAAACCAGGTGATTCTTTTGCATTCGCTCAAAGAGCACTTGTAAGAGCAAAAATTTCTTCCAAGGCAGAAGTGGTAGTTACTAAATTTCGTCCTGATAATGGAAAAATTGAATCTGTCCAAAAAGTGGGAAATGAATACAAGTTTAAGGTATTTTATTTCGAACCAGAAGATAGGGTAGAAAGTGGATATGAAAGTTTCGTGTATGAGGCTCCTGAAAATGGAACTTATTCCTTAATCGTAAAAGACCAAAATGACGAAACCAAACAAACTGAAATCAGTGCTCCCACAACCTACCAAGAGGGAGAAAAAATCCAGACAGTCTTTTACAGAACGGGAGACGTGACGCTGGTTCTTTTGGACGATAAAGGTTCGAAAGTAAAATCCAAAGACTACGAGAACGAATTTTGA